A single region of the Oleispira antarctica RB-8 genome encodes:
- a CDS encoding Sensor protein — translation MRWRNSLFIKIFLWFWIVVVVSMTVATLSFQWLQDDYHRPLQLREQILLQRIAENRQPLKIKKRGLWARLDPGWNIVKFEESQLNDLPHDVAEFYEHAVAEQQSLWGQEDGFMMMGPLVYRDQIYIAVSRYHWRHSLDEGERWLIPFLVVVMVSLMCGVLAWHLTSPIRRLQKAAKKLSAGDFDISELRSNLNRGDELGDLSVEFVEMADSLQRLLQSHRQLLRDVSHELRSPLTRLQIALGIARKKDAGNTLQAEHDRIERASGQVANLVTQILDLAKLQQEGELTTEKLDLVRVFKTWLQDAELELAAKHLTVEWQLESEEMFCHIDAILMQRAFDNVLRNAIRFSPDGGVLTLSLGRSGQQLIFKLCDQGPGVSEDQLEDIFAPFTQADQSRSHAGSGYGGGYGIGLAMVQRILNMHHGDVCARNIADSGLCVEWSLPDRPKPRVTV, via the coding sequence ATGCGTTGGCGTAATTCGTTATTTATTAAGATTTTTCTGTGGTTTTGGATTGTTGTTGTGGTCAGCATGACGGTGGCAACACTGTCTTTTCAATGGCTCCAAGATGATTATCATCGCCCGTTGCAGCTACGTGAGCAGATATTATTACAGCGTATTGCGGAAAATAGACAGCCTTTAAAGATTAAAAAACGAGGTTTATGGGCTCGGTTAGATCCCGGCTGGAATATTGTTAAATTTGAAGAATCTCAATTGAATGACCTTCCTCATGATGTGGCTGAGTTTTATGAGCACGCCGTTGCTGAGCAGCAATCTTTATGGGGGCAAGAAGATGGTTTTATGATGATGGGGCCTTTGGTTTACCGAGATCAAATTTATATTGCTGTCAGTCGTTATCATTGGCGACACTCTTTGGATGAAGGCGAACGCTGGTTAATTCCTTTCTTAGTCGTGGTTATGGTTTCACTCATGTGTGGGGTGCTTGCATGGCACCTGACGAGCCCTATTCGCCGCTTGCAAAAGGCGGCTAAAAAATTGAGCGCAGGAGATTTTGATATCTCCGAATTGAGGTCAAATTTGAATCGTGGTGATGAGTTGGGTGACTTATCGGTAGAATTCGTTGAAATGGCGGATTCTCTACAGCGGCTACTGCAAAGTCATCGTCAGCTATTGCGTGATGTGTCCCACGAATTACGTTCACCTCTCACGCGTTTACAAATAGCGTTAGGGATTGCACGTAAAAAAGACGCGGGTAATACATTGCAAGCTGAGCACGATAGAATTGAGCGCGCTTCAGGTCAGGTTGCCAACTTGGTGACACAGATTTTAGATCTGGCCAAGTTGCAGCAAGAAGGCGAATTGACCACAGAAAAACTTGATTTAGTCAGGGTGTTTAAAACTTGGCTTCAAGATGCTGAATTAGAATTGGCAGCCAAGCATTTGACCGTTGAGTGGCAGTTAGAAAGTGAAGAAATGTTTTGTCATATAGATGCAATATTGATGCAGAGAGCTTTTGATAATGTCTTGCGCAACGCTATTCGCTTCAGTCCCGATGGGGGTGTTTTGACACTAAGTTTGGGTAGATCAGGTCAGCAGCTTATTTTTAAACTGTGTGATCAAGGCCCTGGAGTTAGTGAAGATCAGTTGGAAGATATTTTTGCCCCCTTCACTCAGGCAGATCAATCTAGAAGCCATGCTGGTAGTGGTTATGGCGGTGGTTATGGCATTGGCTTGGCAATGGTACAGCGTATTTTGAATATGCATCATGGTGATGTTTGTGCCAGAAATATTGCAGATTCAGGTTTGTGTGTTGAGTGGTCTTTGCCTGATCGCCCTAAGCCTAGAGTGACCGTTTAA
- a CDS encoding Two component transcriptional regulator, winged helix family — MYQILLIDDDYELGELLQEYLAMEGYQLAVCHDGESGLASALTGQYDLVLLDVMLPKMNGFDVLKQLRTESMLPVIMLTARGESVDRVLGLEHGADDYIPKPYHHHELVARIKALFRRIEAGQPKVANAWLQVDELKLHKATRSVKLHDEDVELTGAEFGVLLTLLESAGEVVDKEVLSQSALGRRLSAFDRSIDMHVSNLRKKLGERNDGKAYIKTVRGQGYILVQD; from the coding sequence ATGTATCAAATTTTGTTAATCGATGATGATTATGAGCTGGGTGAACTGTTGCAAGAGTATTTAGCAATGGAAGGCTATCAATTAGCGGTTTGCCACGATGGTGAGTCTGGATTGGCGTCTGCATTAACGGGTCAATACGATTTGGTATTGTTGGATGTCATGCTACCCAAGATGAACGGCTTTGATGTGCTTAAACAGTTGCGTACTGAATCGATGTTGCCGGTGATTATGCTGACGGCTCGTGGCGAAAGTGTTGATCGCGTATTGGGCTTAGAGCACGGTGCCGATGACTATATTCCTAAGCCGTATCATCATCATGAGCTTGTTGCTCGCATAAAAGCACTGTTCCGACGTATTGAGGCCGGCCAACCTAAGGTAGCGAATGCGTGGCTGCAGGTTGATGAGCTGAAATTGCATAAGGCGACTCGTAGTGTAAAGCTGCATGACGAAGACGTTGAGCTTACGGGTGCAGAGTTTGGTGTATTGCTAACACTACTGGAAAGTGCTGGTGAGGTGGTCGATAAAGAGGTCTTGTCGCAAAGTGCTTTGGGTCGCCGACTCAGTGCTTTTGATCGTAGCATCGATATGCATGTTAGTAATTTGCGTAAAAAGCTAGGTGAGAGAAACGATGGTAAGGCTTATATTAAAACGGTACGTGGCCAAGGCTATATTTTAGTGCAAGATTAA
- a CDS encoding Sensory box/GGDEF family protein, giving the protein MDCIIISEDDIWAQRLEASLSRVNVNCGRHQSDHSSKSYPTTEDTLYLVDGAGREPDIADCGKRIVLFTDEPSEQSVLQLPRTHAQRWLLNHLGLGNQGIPLTWAASATEGQIIVDQQGYILNINDTMAECLSSIIENWNGKQLHHIFPELVNKAHHSLKRQLNKLCEKGQPCSGQVLAAKNSNGRARYIEVCASKLLGSRILLNCRDVTQRTSSHNSMRQKARFDGLTGLANRQLLMDRLRMALARSKRFQRQLAIMYIDLDHFKPINDTWGHAAGDAILCEASRRMKETVREIDTVARLGGDEFVIVIEDLKDLRDAGIIAEHLLTALGAAFHWQQHEFYIGCSIGIAISEDSHDDAHKLIEKADLALYRAKHMGRQRFEFCTSELTAQARYKLVLQEGLQQALDDKQLQLYYQPIASTSTGKVQGAEALLRWIHPKVGMVRPRDFIPLLEQTGLIIPVGEWVIEQACQQWSLWKQQGLLEEKALLTLNISTCQFSSQQLLNCIGNMMIKFDMPAKTLALEVSEELLNTNPKHLSETFSQLNQMGVDIIIDDFGLGSTSLHSLSKYTLSAIKLEKPLLASLSKSKNGNSLKAFSFLAHSLNVNMIAEGIDDKNQLRTLAAANIDSYQGYSLSPALEAAEFKQFMSLQNENENKVKLFY; this is encoded by the coding sequence ATGGATTGTATAATCATCAGCGAAGATGACATTTGGGCCCAACGGTTAGAAGCCTCACTATCCCGAGTCAACGTCAATTGTGGTCGTCACCAAAGTGATCATAGTAGCAAGAGTTATCCGACGACAGAAGATACGTTATATCTTGTGGATGGCGCAGGGCGCGAGCCCGATATTGCCGACTGCGGCAAACGAATCGTGCTTTTTACTGATGAGCCCAGCGAGCAATCCGTACTGCAACTTCCCAGAACCCATGCTCAGCGCTGGCTCTTGAATCATTTAGGATTAGGTAATCAAGGCATCCCCCTAACATGGGCCGCGTCGGCAACAGAGGGGCAAATCATTGTTGACCAACAAGGATATATCCTAAACATCAATGACACTATGGCTGAGTGCCTTTCCAGCATAATTGAAAACTGGAACGGCAAGCAACTGCATCATATTTTTCCTGAACTTGTCAATAAAGCGCACCACTCACTCAAACGCCAACTCAATAAGTTATGCGAAAAAGGTCAGCCTTGCAGCGGCCAAGTATTGGCGGCAAAAAATAGTAATGGTCGCGCTCGCTACATAGAGGTGTGCGCGAGTAAGTTATTGGGTTCACGCATATTGCTAAACTGTCGTGATGTTACTCAACGTACCAGTAGTCATAATAGCATGCGGCAAAAAGCCCGTTTCGATGGATTAACGGGCTTGGCCAACCGGCAACTTTTAATGGATCGCTTACGCATGGCACTCGCTCGCAGCAAACGTTTTCAGCGGCAACTCGCCATTATGTACATCGACCTTGATCACTTTAAACCCATTAATGATACTTGGGGACATGCTGCCGGGGACGCTATATTATGCGAAGCAAGCCGCCGCATGAAAGAGACCGTGCGCGAGATTGATACCGTCGCGCGCCTGGGAGGGGATGAGTTCGTCATCGTCATTGAGGACCTAAAAGATCTTCGTGACGCGGGCATCATTGCAGAACACCTTCTCACCGCGTTAGGCGCTGCATTTCACTGGCAACAGCACGAGTTTTATATCGGTTGCAGCATTGGTATAGCTATTTCTGAAGATAGCCACGACGACGCTCACAAACTCATTGAGAAAGCCGACCTCGCACTCTATCGAGCCAAACACATGGGGCGACAACGGTTTGAATTCTGTACATCAGAACTCACAGCCCAAGCGCGCTATAAACTGGTTTTACAAGAAGGCTTACAGCAAGCGTTAGACGATAAGCAGCTACAGCTCTATTACCAACCCATCGCGTCGACATCGACAGGAAAAGTTCAAGGGGCCGAAGCCCTACTACGTTGGATTCACCCTAAAGTTGGCATGGTACGACCCAGAGACTTCATCCCATTATTGGAGCAAACAGGTCTAATAATCCCCGTAGGCGAATGGGTTATAGAGCAGGCCTGCCAGCAATGGAGCCTCTGGAAACAACAAGGGCTATTAGAAGAAAAGGCACTATTAACACTCAATATTTCAACCTGCCAATTTAGCTCACAGCAGTTACTTAATTGCATTGGCAATATGATGATTAAGTTCGACATGCCCGCGAAGACCTTAGCCCTTGAAGTCAGTGAAGAGTTACTGAATACCAACCCAAAACACTTGAGCGAAACGTTCTCGCAGCTCAATCAAATGGGCGTCGACATTATTATTGATGATTTTGGCTTAGGAAGTACCTCCTTGCATTCACTTTCTAAATATACTCTCAGCGCGATCAAGTTAGAAAAACCTTTACTCGCATCGCTCTCGAAAAGTAAAAACGGGAATTCTTTAAAGGCATTCTCTTTTCTCGCCCACAGCCTAAATGTGAACATGATCGCCGAAGGTATAGACGACAAAAATCAGCTTAGAACCCTTGCTGCGGCTAACATCGACAGCTATCAGGGATACAGTTTATCTCCAGCCTTAGAGGCCGCTGAATTCAAGCAATTTATGTCATTACAGAATGAAAATGAAAATAAAGTGAAATTATTCTACTAA
- a CDS encoding LrgA family protein, giving the protein MLVGLFALLVFLIFGEAIQSWIAIPVPSSIIGMILLLILIILRNKIPKSIELAANALAPLLPLFIIPISAGLITQSAIIEQHGLKLLVILTLSLIPGVLVTAAVLRWRNK; this is encoded by the coding sequence ATGCTAGTAGGACTATTTGCTCTTTTAGTTTTTCTCATTTTCGGAGAGGCAATCCAATCTTGGATTGCCATCCCCGTACCTAGCTCGATCATCGGCATGATTCTATTGCTGATCTTAATCATCTTAAGAAACAAAATCCCAAAATCGATCGAACTGGCAGCTAACGCCTTAGCGCCGTTATTACCTCTATTTATAATTCCTATCAGTGCTGGCCTTATTACTCAATCAGCGATTATTGAACAACATGGCTTAAAGCTGCTTGTTATCCTGACACTTAGCCTCATTCCAGGCGTTCTTGTCACCGCCGCAGTCCTCAGGTGGAGAAATAAATAA
- a CDS encoding LrgB-like protein precusor yields the protein MPSELASSESIITTLLQLPSTWLMITLGAYLLGLKLYKQTNNSPWLPPVLSGFALVIAMLWLTDTPYSTYQQGGQLLSFFLGPVVVGLAIPLFHHFHNMRRQFLRLLLAIILGSFTTVLVAVALTHYWIGIDVITVTMASKSVTTPVAVAIAEQTAGLPALAAAFVMVTGIIGAAIIPLLLKWLSLDSPQITGMSLGICAHAVGTSRALELGQEYAAYSAMAMTLTAALHAIVLPWLF from the coding sequence ATGCCCTCTGAATTAGCCTCCTCAGAATCTATCATCACAACACTATTACAACTTCCCAGTACCTGGCTAATGATCACACTAGGTGCTTATTTACTGGGCTTAAAACTTTACAAACAAACCAATAACAGCCCTTGGCTGCCTCCCGTATTATCTGGCTTTGCTCTCGTCATTGCGATGCTCTGGCTAACAGATACCCCTTACAGTACATATCAGCAAGGCGGCCAATTACTCAGTTTCTTTCTTGGCCCTGTGGTCGTTGGCTTAGCTATTCCATTATTTCACCACTTTCATAATATGCGTAGACAATTCTTACGGCTATTACTGGCGATTATACTGGGTAGTTTTACAACAGTACTCGTAGCGGTTGCACTCACTCACTACTGGATCGGTATTGATGTCATCACGGTGACAATGGCAAGCAAATCAGTCACCACACCGGTTGCCGTTGCTATCGCAGAACAAACCGCAGGACTTCCTGCCTTGGCTGCGGCGTTCGTTATGGTGACGGGGATTATTGGTGCTGCCATTATTCCTCTGTTATTAAAATGGCTAAGTCTCGATAGCCCTCAAATAACAGGAATGAGCCTAGGCATTTGCGCACATGCAGTAGGCACTAGCCGTGCATTAGAATTAGGCCAAGAGTATGCCGCCTATTCGGCAATGGCGATGACGTTAACCGCAGCGCTACACGCCATTGTTTTACCTTGGTTGTTTTAA
- a CDS encoding Sensor protein has product MGKQSHTVIILALCVFLLTGAAWYIGLEQSYQQKQASLKNFVQLLSATNNKMSKGQQDRLAHQQNFKLYRIIRNQYELVSIKPNDHNLNKTLILQSLQQADGFISAPENSENTLFYKHQIDKKTVLIASASLITVRQSYITATQKPMLTLLTLGLILSLVLFLWQYSQWSNFRKKKGLLEKQKRALGVYLKLDTNFQIIECNSDFIATFPNSKNVNIRHLIKSSERERVEQYLSQALASKTLIDFECTLIQEHQGNETFNQQDDESRWAMRAKPIVDNNQAYILISADDISKRHYMEVELRHERNRMQAYLNTMHTLLIITDRHGKIIEANRQFMLLIGGSENSIINKPISHFCPKRSHHKINNYLRNLTPEAGSTVSAEFPLVAITGKEYTIDWRITSVPNDSDSDNNDDYRENHSEEILLTGLDITESVANNQALKLANIQIREALRSAESANQSKSVFLANMSHEIRTPMNGILGAAELILDQTTDDEKKQYIDIIHSSSHSLLNIINDILDLSKIESGSFELEQINFDLHQLCNEVYQLFSSAAKQKGIQILYFYGADLPQFWIGDPNRIRQILNNLFSNALKFTHQGRIDLRVQGERLANHQYDLKIQVKDSGIGIAEKKVGHIFSAFQQADTSTSRKYGGTGLGLTISQHLASAMQGIIEVESELGTGSTFSLHVPLKPGVIENRIKRSGLIRNYQAKVLLAEDNEVNAKIASKILTKLGIEATVVENGELAIHETTAKTFDLILMDINMPIMDGITATEKIRELSFPKNQVPILALTANAMMEDKERCINAGMNGFISKPIKLERLVEELDNVLSCVD; this is encoded by the coding sequence ATGGGCAAGCAGTCTCACACCGTCATTATTTTAGCCCTATGCGTATTCCTTCTTACTGGCGCGGCTTGGTATATTGGCCTTGAACAAAGCTACCAACAGAAACAGGCATCGCTGAAAAACTTTGTTCAACTACTGTCCGCTACCAATAACAAAATGTCGAAAGGGCAACAGGATAGACTCGCACATCAGCAAAATTTCAAACTCTACCGAATTATACGTAATCAGTATGAGCTGGTCAGCATCAAACCCAACGACCATAATTTAAACAAAACCCTTATTTTACAATCACTGCAGCAAGCCGATGGATTTATCTCTGCACCCGAAAACTCAGAGAACACCCTTTTTTATAAACACCAAATAGATAAAAAAACCGTCCTGATTGCATCGGCCTCTCTTATTACAGTGCGGCAGAGTTATATTACGGCCACTCAAAAACCGATGCTTACCCTCTTAACCCTTGGACTCATCCTCAGCTTAGTTCTATTTTTATGGCAATACAGTCAGTGGTCAAACTTTAGAAAGAAAAAAGGCCTACTAGAAAAACAGAAACGAGCTCTCGGAGTGTATTTAAAACTCGATACCAACTTTCAAATTATTGAATGTAATAGTGACTTTATAGCCACTTTTCCAAATAGCAAAAACGTTAATATTCGCCATCTAATAAAAAGCAGTGAGCGAGAAAGAGTCGAACAATACCTAAGCCAAGCACTCGCAAGTAAAACGTTAATCGATTTCGAATGCACTCTGATACAAGAACACCAAGGCAACGAAACATTCAATCAACAGGATGATGAAAGTCGATGGGCAATGAGAGCCAAACCCATCGTAGACAATAATCAAGCGTATATTCTTATCTCAGCGGATGACATCAGCAAGCGCCACTATATGGAAGTAGAATTACGCCATGAACGTAATCGCATGCAGGCTTATTTGAATACCATGCACACCCTATTAATTATAACGGATAGACATGGAAAAATAATTGAAGCGAATCGGCAGTTCATGCTTTTAATAGGCGGTTCAGAAAATAGTATTATAAATAAACCTATTAGCCATTTTTGTCCTAAAAGATCGCATCATAAAATCAATAATTATTTGCGAAATTTGACACCAGAAGCAGGCAGCACCGTGTCTGCAGAATTTCCTTTAGTCGCAATCACAGGCAAAGAATACACCATTGATTGGCGCATCACCTCAGTACCGAATGATAGTGATAGTGACAACAACGATGACTATAGAGAAAATCATAGCGAAGAAATTTTATTAACCGGTTTAGATATCACTGAATCCGTCGCTAATAACCAAGCGTTAAAATTAGCTAATATTCAAATTCGCGAAGCTTTACGCAGCGCAGAAAGTGCCAACCAAAGTAAAAGTGTTTTTCTAGCCAATATGAGTCATGAAATTCGCACACCTATGAATGGAATTTTAGGCGCTGCCGAACTGATTCTTGATCAAACAACCGATGATGAAAAAAAACAATACATCGATATTATTCACTCTTCCTCTCATTCTTTACTGAATATTATTAACGATATTCTCGACCTCTCAAAAATTGAATCCGGTAGCTTTGAACTAGAACAAATCAACTTTGACCTGCACCAATTATGCAATGAGGTTTACCAACTTTTTTCCAGCGCAGCAAAACAAAAAGGCATTCAAATATTGTATTTTTATGGTGCCGACCTGCCACAATTCTGGATCGGCGACCCCAATAGAATTCGACAAATTCTCAACAACTTATTCAGTAATGCGCTTAAATTTACGCATCAAGGACGTATTGATCTTCGAGTTCAAGGAGAGCGTCTAGCAAACCATCAATACGACTTAAAAATTCAAGTCAAAGATAGCGGCATCGGCATTGCTGAAAAGAAAGTAGGACACATTTTCTCAGCTTTCCAGCAAGCTGATACTAGCACTAGCCGAAAATATGGAGGCACAGGATTAGGACTGACCATTAGTCAACATCTAGCCAGCGCCATGCAGGGTATTATTGAAGTAGAAAGTGAGTTGGGTACTGGCAGTACCTTTAGCCTTCATGTTCCATTGAAGCCAGGCGTGATAGAAAATCGAATTAAGCGCAGTGGCCTAATCCGCAACTACCAAGCCAAGGTATTATTAGCGGAAGACAATGAAGTGAATGCAAAAATTGCCAGTAAAATCTTAACGAAACTCGGCATTGAAGCAACCGTTGTTGAAAATGGTGAATTGGCAATACATGAAACGACGGCTAAAACATTTGATTTAATATTAATGGATATCAACATGCCGATCATGGATGGCATTACGGCCACAGAAAAAATTCGCGAACTCAGCTTTCCAAAAAATCAAGTGCCTATCTTAGCGTTAACGGCTAACGCTATGATGGAAGACAAAGAGCGCTGCATTAATGCAGGCATGAATGGATTTATCAGTAAACCGATTAAACTAGAACGTCTAGTCGAAGAGTTGGACAACGTCCTCAGCTGTGTTGATTAA
- a CDS encoding NUDIX hydrolase: MSEKPKILHQQIVSKSRLFTVEEVEFKFSNGVERTYERLIAGGAGAVMMVAMFDDEHVALIREFGGGIEEYSLTLPKGAVDLGETLEHAANRELQEEIGFAAKKITFLKHMSLSPSYMKSGIDIFLAEDLYPSVLEGDEPEPLELIKWPLANLQELVMRDDCNEGRAIAALYLARDYLDGRKA; encoded by the coding sequence ATGTCTGAAAAACCAAAAATCTTACACCAGCAAATTGTATCTAAGAGCCGTTTATTTACTGTTGAGGAAGTAGAGTTTAAATTCAGTAATGGTGTTGAACGAACCTATGAGCGCTTGATCGCAGGCGGTGCTGGGGCGGTAATGATGGTCGCGATGTTTGATGATGAGCATGTTGCGCTTATTCGTGAATTCGGTGGTGGAATTGAAGAATACAGTCTGACGCTTCCCAAAGGTGCAGTAGATTTGGGCGAAACGCTGGAGCATGCGGCTAATCGTGAATTGCAGGAAGAAATTGGTTTTGCAGCAAAGAAAATTACTTTTCTGAAGCACATGAGTCTGTCACCCAGTTATATGAAAAGTGGCATTGATATTTTTCTGGCTGAAGATTTGTATCCCTCGGTACTAGAAGGCGATGAGCCTGAGCCGTTAGAGTTAATTAAGTGGCCGTTGGCGAATTTACAGGAGTTGGTGATGCGGGATGATTGTAATGAAGGCCGAGCAATCGCTGCGTTGTATTTAGCGCGGGATTATTTGGATGGGAGGAAGGCTTAA
- a CDS encoding HAD-superfamily hydrolase subfamily IA, variant 3 produces the protein MTDKQAQASVKKAHTQQAYSIEQWSQIETVLLDMDGTLLDLHFDNYFWLQLMPAKYAELYGVDHAEAHQVLKQVSDDVYGTLNWYCLDYWSELLSMPVAELKQDIIEKVQYRPHVKDFLKMLKQQGKRAIIVTNAHRDSVNLKMAHTGLDKLVDRIISSHDYQEPKESQAFWQHLQQDEPFEIENTLLIDDSQAVLKSAKTWGFKHLLTIFHPDSQKVPNTDSQHPGIHHFDELLHEKDAHKDDEG, from the coding sequence ATGACAGATAAACAAGCACAAGCATCCGTAAAAAAAGCGCACACTCAGCAGGCATATAGCATTGAGCAATGGTCACAAATAGAGACCGTGCTACTCGACATGGACGGCACCTTACTCGACCTGCATTTCGATAATTACTTTTGGCTGCAGCTTATGCCAGCCAAATACGCCGAGTTATACGGTGTTGATCACGCAGAAGCGCACCAAGTATTAAAACAAGTATCTGACGACGTCTACGGCACCTTAAATTGGTATTGCCTCGATTACTGGAGTGAACTCCTGAGCATGCCCGTTGCAGAACTAAAGCAAGATATCATTGAAAAAGTTCAATACCGCCCACATGTTAAAGACTTCCTCAAGATGCTTAAGCAACAAGGGAAAAGAGCCATTATCGTCACCAACGCCCACCGCGACAGTGTGAATTTGAAGATGGCTCATACAGGTTTAGATAAGTTAGTCGATCGCATCATCAGCTCTCATGACTACCAAGAACCCAAAGAGAGCCAAGCATTCTGGCAACATCTACAGCAAGATGAGCCGTTTGAAATTGAAAATACCTTGCTAATCGATGATAGCCAAGCGGTCTTAAAATCCGCAAAAACGTGGGGATTCAAGCACCTTTTGACCATCTTTCACCCAGACAGTCAAAAAGTGCCTAATACCGACAGTCAGCACCCTGGCATACATCATTTTGACGAACTGCTGCATGAAAAAGATGCGCACAAAGATGACGAGGGATAA
- the hslO gene encoding 33 kDa chaperonin (Heat shock protein 33 homolog): protein MSNLDSMQRFTFDQTDVRGEIVGLHKSLSAVLSKHTYPAALQIELGKLMAASALMSATLKYEGRLCLQVRLPGDVTLIQAETTNTGELRAIARYDESKTIETVELSGGQLVITLEPAVGKPYQGIVPLESNHLNEAFEYYFKQSEQLGSRFWLECDGTIASGFMLQQLPSSEQADPDAWERLSHLASTLKDDELLGLDNQTILHRLYHEEQVRLYNETPLRFACTCSKERTGNAIAQLGYSELMEVIVEQGKVAIDCQFCLQHYSFNKAQIEELFPEKKLH from the coding sequence ATGAGCAACCTCGATAGCATGCAACGCTTTACCTTCGATCAAACCGACGTTCGAGGAGAGATTGTTGGCTTACACAAAAGCCTCAGCGCCGTATTGTCCAAACACACCTATCCTGCTGCGCTGCAGATTGAGCTAGGCAAACTGATGGCCGCCAGTGCATTAATGAGCGCAACCCTAAAATACGAAGGTCGCTTATGCCTGCAAGTTCGTCTACCGGGTGATGTCACTCTGATTCAAGCCGAAACCACCAATACCGGAGAGTTGCGTGCAATTGCTCGTTATGACGAAAGCAAAACAATTGAAACCGTAGAGTTATCCGGTGGCCAGCTCGTAATCACCCTGGAGCCAGCGGTCGGAAAGCCTTATCAAGGGATTGTTCCACTGGAAAGTAATCACCTTAACGAAGCCTTTGAATACTACTTTAAGCAATCCGAGCAACTCGGTTCACGCTTTTGGTTAGAGTGTGATGGCACAATCGCCAGCGGCTTTATGCTGCAGCAACTGCCGTCAAGTGAGCAAGCTGACCCCGATGCTTGGGAGCGCTTGAGTCACCTCGCCAGCACGCTAAAAGACGACGAATTACTTGGCCTTGATAACCAAACTATCTTGCATCGCCTCTATCACGAAGAGCAAGTGCGCTTATATAATGAAACACCCTTGCGTTTTGCTTGTACCTGCTCAAAAGAGCGCACGGGGAACGCCATTGCACAATTGGGTTATAGCGAACTGATGGAAGTAATTGTCGAACAAGGCAAAGTAGCCATCGATTGCCAATTTTGCCTGCAGCATTACTCATTCAATAAAGCACAAATTGAAGAATTATTTCCTGAAAAAAAACTACATTAA